In Bacteroidota bacterium, the genomic window CGAGCGCTCAAGATGGCGAGGCATGTTTTCGAACCGGTGGTAAGGTACGGAAAATGTCGCTGGGAGGCAATGATCCCTCGCCGGCGAGATCCGGGAAAGAGTGAATGAAACTTGCGGGAGAGCCGATTTCGGTGTATTTTTATTCACCGATGTTGAAACAATTATTCCAGCTCTCAAAATATCCTGCCCTCGATTCTCCAACGCTTCGGTCCAACCTTCGCGCCCATATTGCTGACGGCGCGTTGTACGGACTCGCGCTGAGTTTCATTTCTTACAACACCATTCTTCCGGTCTTCGTCCAGCAAGTGGGCGGCAGCGTCGTTGCGATAGGGAGCGTTCCGGTGCTCTGGACGATCGGCATGAATTTCCCGCAGGCGATCGTCGTACGTTTCACCGACCCCGTCAGACAAGTTAAACCGCGGGTACTCGGGTTCGGCTTGTTGGCCAGACATTTTTTCCTTGCTGTCGGATTGTTTACCTTCTTGTTTGTCAAAAGCCTTCCCGTCTCCACCTCAGTCCCGCTGCTCTTAACATTGATTTTCCTTACTGCCGTTGCCGGAAGTTTTGGCGGCCCGTCGTGGTTTCACCTCTATACCATGACCACTCCGATGAAGCTCAGGGGAAGGCTTCTCGCGATCCGCCAAGTCTTGAGCTCTTCGCTCGGGATCGTCGGCGGTTCCTTGGTGACATTCATCCTGTCAACCGTCGCATTTCCCGGCAATTTCGGCCTGTTATTTTTTATCGCGTACCTTTTTTCGATGGGCTCATACCTCTATTTGCGCAAGCTCATCGAGCCGCCGTCCGATTCCGTCTATCCTGTCAACGAATATCCCTCAAGCGGCTTGAAGGATATGGAGAGAATTCTCAAGGGAAACAAGAATTTCAGAAACTTTTTGATCGCCGATGCGTTCACATTAATGTCCATGTCCGCAGCGGCTTTTTATGCCGTTTATGCGATCGAGAAGTTTGACGTTTCAGCGTCGTACGCCGGCACGTTCACGGCGATCGTGATGGCAGGAATGCTTGCGGGGAACAGCGTGTTCGGTTATCTGGCAGACGCATTGGGACACAAGGTAACGCTGATCGCGCTCGCCTTGTCGTCGGCTGCGGCAAGTCTCATCGCGGTCATTGCCGGCAATATTCTCGTCTACGGATTCGCGTTTTTCTTCATGTCGTGGACAGTGAGCCTGCAGGTCATTTCGCGTTTGTCTTTTGTGGTGGAACTGTGCCCGGAGAACGAACGGCCGACGTACGTTGCGTTGACGAATACGATCACAGCGCCGACGGCGGCGGTGGGAATTTTATTCGGCTGGATCGCGCGCGTTGACGGGTTCCCGGTCATGTTCGATGCGGCAGCGTTCACCGGTTTGGCCGCCGCGGCATGGCTCCATTTTTACGTTCATGATCCGCGTTTTGAAGAAAGGCCGAAGACGACCGTCGCCCGCTCATTGTGACCTCGGGTGACAAAAGAGTTTTTATGACACTATTTTCTTGGAAGGAAATTCGTGGCCCCTATTATTATGCTTGGGGATTCAATTACTGAAGGGTTTCCTACGGACACTCTTCTGAAAGAGTTTTCCGTTGTCAACAGGGGAGTAGGAGGGAATAGAACCGATCACGTGTTGGAACGCCTTAACCGCGATGTCATCGACGCGGCTCCTTCGGCGGTCTTCCTTCTTATCGGGATCAACGACATCGGCTCGGGGTTTTCAAACAATACATTGCTCGTGAATTACGAACGGATGGTCCTCAGGATCACGAAGAACATTCCCAATGTCAAGCTTTTTCTCATGTCGATTTTACCGACCCGCGGGATCGAGAGCCTGCCCCTGGAACGCATCCAGCTTCTCAACGTGGAAATCCACAAGCTTGCGATGAAGTATGGAGTTAAATTTCTGGACATTTATCCGATGTTCATCGATGCTAAGGGAGAACTGGCGGAAGAGTTCACCGGGGACGGGCTGCACCTCACGTTGCCGGCCTATGAGAAGTGGGCGAATTATTTGCGGCAAGTATTTGCGACCATGCTATAGTGCTCTGAATGCGAATCACTTCGATCAAGCAGACATCGCCGGACATTCTTACTATGACGTGGGATGACGGACACGTCAGTCCCTTCACGCTCCGGCTGCTTCGCGATGAATGCCCTTGCGCAGGCTGCAAAGGAGAAACGGTGCTTTTGCATACCTTCCAGCCTTCGCCTCAACCGGAACTTCCCGGCCGGTATTCGCTGAGGTCGATCTCACCGGTCGGCAGCTATGCGATCCAGATCGTCTGGGGGGACGGACATGATACCGGCATCTATCCGTGGGAATATCTGCGGTCAGCGTGCCCCTGTGATGAATGTTCCCGCAAAAAGAATTGACCTTCCATCTTGCTTCTGTTTCTTCTTTTTCAGATGTTTGCAGGTACAACCTCATTCATCCAGCAATTGTGGTGCGGACGGATGAACGCAATCGTCATTTCCCGGGAGAATTCGTGCCAGTCTCTGAGTCGGAAAAAAATAGACTAGTCGTTGCTGCAAAAGAGGCAAAGGAGAAAGCCTACGCTGTTTATTCGAACTTTCGTGTCGGCGCTGCGTTGCTGGCAAAAGACGGGAAAGTTTTCGCCGGATGCAACGTCGAAAACTCATCATACGGCCTGACGATCTGCGCAGAACGCGGCGCCGTCTTCAGTGCGGTTGCTGCGGGAAAAAAGCACTTTCGGGCGATCGCGATCACGTCCGACGATCCGGGATTTATCACCCCTTGCGGCGCCTGCCGTCAGGTGCTGGCTGAGTTCGCCCCGCGGCTGGAGATCATTCTTACGAACGGCAAAGGGAAGAAGAAAGTAACGTCGCTCGATGAACTTTTTCCAATTCCCCCCGACCTCAAGAAATTGTCCCGCCGAGCAAGAAAGACGTCAAAGCAATGAGAGTTGCCATCGCAAGCACGCGCTCGCCAAAGGTTAACGGCGTAAAGCGGGCATTCCAAAAACTCTCTCACATTCCTCCGTTCGCGCAGATCGTTTTTGAACCAATGCAGGTCGAGAGCGGAGTTCAAGCAACCCCTCTTTCGGTTGATGAATTGATGACCGGCGCACACCAACGCGCCGAATCTGCTTTCGTGAAGTCCGGCCCGAAAAGCGGCGAAGCGTTGTTTTCGGTCGGAGTTGAAGGCGGGATCTACGTCTCGCAGCACCGCGCGTTCCTGCAAAGCTGGGCGTGCGTGTATGACGGAACGCAGTGTTCGTTCGGAAGTTCGGGGAGCATAGAAATCCCGCAGGCCCTTTCGGACGCCGTCGTGCGGGATGGAGCTGACCTGGGGAAGGTCATCGATATCTTTGCCGAACAAAAAAATGTCCGCAGCAATCAAGGGACATGGGGAATTCTCACCAACGATCTCATCACCCGTGAGGACTCGTTCGAACTGGCCACGCTTAATGCGCTCGCTCCGTTTTTTAATAAGAGAATGTACGAACGTAAAACGATCGGCTGATCTCCTCACGGATTTCCGGCATCGTTCTCTGCGCTCCCCCCGTCCGGCGCGATTTGAAAACCGCCCGCCATTTCTTTATATTCCAGAGTGCCATTATCCACTATTGCTGTTACGGTAAAGCTCTTTGCGTCCGTCAAAGACGTCGCAAAACTGTCTGAAACAGTTGTCAAACTCCCTGACGCATCTGTTGCCTCGGATGTGTTTTCATTCCTCATCAAGCAATATCCTGAACTGGAGCCCTTTCAATCATACATTCGCATTGCAGTCAATGAAGCGTATGTCGATATTGATTTTCAATTGCACGACGGCGACGAGGTCGCAATTATTCCCCCTGTCAGCGGCGGACGATGAATGATCCGGATCAGCGAAAAAGAAATTGATGCGGCCGAATTGTTATCGTCGGTCGCGGTCCCCGAGGCCGGCGGCATCGACCTCTTCCTCGGGACAACGCGGAATCACTCCAAGGGAAAGAAGGTCGTACGATTGGAGTATGAGGCTTATCCCTCGATGGCGGTCAAGATGATGGCAGAAATTGAACGAGAGATCAGGAGGCGATGGTCGGTTCAAAGGGTCGCGATCGTTCACCGGACCGGAGTGGTGCCGGTCATGGAAGCCAGCGTCGGAATTGCGGTCTCCGCGGCCCACCGCAGTGATGCCTTCGAAGCGTGCCGGTATGCGATCGATGAGATCAAGAAAAGAGTCCCCATCTGGAAAAAAGAGGTTTTTGTGGATGGAGAAGTGTGGGTAGAAAATTCCGAAGTGAAAAAGGTTTGAAGGGTGGACGATGAAGGGCAGAGGGACAGAGGAAAATCCCCGCATCAGGTTTGAAACGCTCACGCGCGAACCGTTTGACGATGAATGGAGCGGCACCGAGCAAGAGAGGCGGATTCCGACCCAATATTTTCGCGATACATCGAAAAGCATCCTTACCAAAAATGAAAGCCCCGACCTCGGATTTACGTTCGGGCTGAACCCTTACCGGGGTTGCGAACACGGATGCATCTATTGTTATGCGCGGCCCACCCATGACTTTCTCGGATTTTCTTCCGGAGTAGATTTCGAAACGAAGATCATGGTAAAGGTGGACGCGGCTTCGCTTCTCGAAGCCGAATTTCGCAGAAACGGCTGGCGCCCCGACGTCGTGATGGTGTCCGGAAATGTGGATTGCTACCAGCCGATCGAACGCAAACTCAAAATTACCCGCCAATGTCTCGAGGTCTTTCTCCGCTACCGCAATCCGGTTGCGATGATCACGAAAAACGCCCTCGTCGTCCGCGACATCGACCTTCTGTCTCAGCTGGCAACGCTCAATCAGGTTTCTGTTTGCCTCTCGGTGACGACGCTTGACCGCGATCTGGCCCGCAGCATGGAGCCGCGGACCTCGACTCCCGAGCAGAGGCTCTCCGCTATCGAGCGGCTCGCAGGTGCAGGCATTCCGGTCAGCGTGAATGCAGCCCCCGTCATTCCGGGGCTGAACGATGAAGAGCTTCCTTCGATCCTTCGGGAAGCATCTGAGCGGGGGGCCACGCGGGCCGGATATACCTTGCTTCGGCTTCCGTATTCGGTCAAAGAACTTTTTGTCGATTGGCTGCGTCGGGAATTCCCTTCCAAAGCAGATCGGGTTCTGAACAGGATTACTGATGTAAGGGATGGGAAGTTGAATGATTCCGGGTTCACAACGCGCATGAAAGGGACGGGGGAGATCGCCGGATCGATAGCGCAGCTGTTTCGCGCGAGCTGCAAAAAGTATGGCCTGAAGGCGTCCTATGCGCCGCTCAGCTCCGATAAATTTGTCAGGCCTTCAATCGACCGACAACAAGAAGAGATCAATTTTTCATAACCTCCATGCCGTCCACTGCACAATTAATAGATTCCTTCGGTCGCGTCGTCAACAATTTGCGCATTTCAGTTACCGACCGATGCAATTTCCGCTGCCACTACTGCATGCCGGAAGAGGGAATGACATGGATGAAAAAAGATGAGCTGTTGTCGTTCGAGGAGATCGCGCGCACGGTGCAAATTATGTCGCGCCTTGGCGTCAACAAGATCCGGCTTACGGGGGGCGAGCCGTTGATGCGCAGAGACCTCCACGTT contains:
- a CDS encoding MFS transporter, whose translation is MKLAGEPISVYFYSPMLKQLFQLSKYPALDSPTLRSNLRAHIADGALYGLALSFISYNTILPVFVQQVGGSVVAIGSVPVLWTIGMNFPQAIVVRFTDPVRQVKPRVLGFGLLARHFFLAVGLFTFLFVKSLPVSTSVPLLLTLIFLTAVAGSFGGPSWFHLYTMTTPMKLRGRLLAIRQVLSSSLGIVGGSLVTFILSTVAFPGNFGLLFFIAYLFSMGSYLYLRKLIEPPSDSVYPVNEYPSSGLKDMERILKGNKNFRNFLIADAFTLMSMSAAAFYAVYAIEKFDVSASYAGTFTAIVMAGMLAGNSVFGYLADALGHKVTLIALALSSAAASLIAVIAGNILVYGFAFFFMSWTVSLQVISRLSFVVELCPENERPTYVALTNTITAPTAAVGILFGWIARVDGFPVMFDAAAFTGLAAAAWLHFYVHDPRFEERPKTTVARSL
- the cdd gene encoding cytidine deaminase, which encodes MPVSESEKNRLVVAAKEAKEKAYAVYSNFRVGAALLAKDGKVFAGCNVENSSYGLTICAERGAVFSAVAAGKKHFRAIAITSDDPGFITPCGACRQVLAEFAPRLEIILTNGKGKKKVTSLDELFPIPPDLKKLSRRARKTSKQ
- a CDS encoding MoaD/ThiS family protein, with protein sequence MPLSTIAVTVKLFASVKDVAKLSETVVKLPDASVASDVFSFLIKQYPELEPFQSYIRIAVNEAYVDIDFQLHDGDEVAIIPPVSGGR
- a CDS encoding GDSL-type esterase/lipase family protein — translated: MAPIIMLGDSITEGFPTDTLLKEFSVVNRGVGGNRTDHVLERLNRDVIDAAPSAVFLLIGINDIGSGFSNNTLLVNYERMVLRITKNIPNVKLFLMSILPTRGIESLPLERIQLLNVEIHKLAMKYGVKFLDIYPMFIDAKGELAEEFTGDGLHLTLPAYEKWANYLRQVFATML
- a CDS encoding molybdenum cofactor biosynthesis protein MoaE; amino-acid sequence: MIRISEKEIDAAELLSSVAVPEAGGIDLFLGTTRNHSKGKKVVRLEYEAYPSMAVKMMAEIEREIRRRWSVQRVAIVHRTGVVPVMEASVGIAVSAAHRSDAFEACRYAIDEIKKRVPIWKKEVFVDGEVWVENSEVKKV
- a CDS encoding PA0069 family radical SAM protein, yielding MKGRGTEENPRIRFETLTREPFDDEWSGTEQERRIPTQYFRDTSKSILTKNESPDLGFTFGLNPYRGCEHGCIYCYARPTHDFLGFSSGVDFETKIMVKVDAASLLEAEFRRNGWRPDVVMVSGNVDCYQPIERKLKITRQCLEVFLRYRNPVAMITKNALVVRDIDLLSQLATLNQVSVCLSVTTLDRDLARSMEPRTSTPEQRLSAIERLAGAGIPVSVNAAPVIPGLNDEELPSILREASERGATRAGYTLLRLPYSVKELFVDWLRREFPSKADRVLNRITDVRDGKLNDSGFTTRMKGTGEIAGSIAQLFRASCKKYGLKASYAPLSSDKFVRPSIDRQQEEINFS
- a CDS encoding DUF971 domain-containing protein — protein: MRITSIKQTSPDILTMTWDDGHVSPFTLRLLRDECPCAGCKGETVLLHTFQPSPQPELPGRYSLRSISPVGSYAIQIVWGDGHDTGIYPWEYLRSACPCDECSRKKN
- a CDS encoding inosine/xanthosine triphosphatase, with protein sequence MRVAIASTRSPKVNGVKRAFQKLSHIPPFAQIVFEPMQVESGVQATPLSVDELMTGAHQRAESAFVKSGPKSGEALFSVGVEGGIYVSQHRAFLQSWACVYDGTQCSFGSSGSIEIPQALSDAVVRDGADLGKVIDIFAEQKNVRSNQGTWGILTNDLITREDSFELATLNALAPFFNKRMYERKTIG